From Bufo gargarizans isolate SCDJY-AF-19 chromosome 10, ASM1485885v1, whole genome shotgun sequence, the proteins below share one genomic window:
- the SLC38A7 gene encoding putative sodium-coupled neutral amino acid transporter 7, which produces MSLGNVAINADYSWDAGERARLLQSPVLPETRRLVGGTSAIGAVFIVVNAALGAGLLNFPAAFSAAGGVTAGLVLQLVLLLFIVSGLVILAHCADACSERTYQEVVRGVCGRVSGVLCEILIAVYTFGTCIAFFIIIGDQLEKLLGAMMHSLEDRDLPWYAERKFTITVTGVLLVLPLSLPREISVQKYASSLSVLGTCYVTFIVIFRCIHPTSERPSDSATRSASSWIAVFNAVPTICFGYQCHVSSIPVYGSMQRQDIRRWAAIVSVAMFIALCVYTGTGVCGYLLFGSAVDQDVLLSFPSDDVPVAVARAFIILCVLTSYPILHYCGRAVLEGLWLRFTAQEAGEDPVRERRRRIFQTLAWFVLTLLLALFIPDIGRVISLIGGLAACFIFIFPGLCLINLKLSEIQEQKSRSWWALLSYGVTMVTLGAFIFGQTTAKAIFVDLMG; this is translated from the exons ATGTCTTTAGGAAACGTGGCCATCAATGCGGATTACTCGTGGGATGCGGGGGAGCGCGCCCGCCTGCTGCAGAGCCCCGTCCTCCCGGAGACCAGGAGGCTGGTAGGAGGCACGTCTGCCATCGGAGCCGTCTTCATTGTGGTGAACGCAGCGCTGGGCGCAGGCCTGCTCAACTTCCCTGCAGCGTTCAGTGCCGCGGGCGGAGTGACGGCTGGGCTAGTGCTGCAGCTG GTCCTGCTGCTCTTCATCGTCAGTGGTCTAGTGATCCTGGCACACTGTGCCGATGCCTGCAGCGAGCGGACGTACCAGGAGGTGGTGCGGGGGGTGTGCGGGCGTGTTAGCGGGGTGCTGTGTGAGATTCTCATCGCGGTTTACACCTTCGGCACCTGCATCGCcttcttcatcatcatcggagACCAGCTGGAGAAGC TGCTTGGCGCCATGATGCACAGCCTGGAGGACCGGGACCTGCCCTGGTATGCCGAGCGCAAGTTCACCATCACCGTCACTGGAGTTTTGCTGGTACTGCCGCTGTCCCTGCCCCGCGAGATCAGTGTCCAGAAATATGCCAG CTCTCTCAGCGTCCTGGGTACCTGCTATGTGACCTTCATTGTCATCTTCCGATGTATACATCCTACCAGCGAGCGTCCGTCTGACAGCGCCACCCGCAG TGCTTCCTCCTGGATTGCTGTCTTCAACGCCGTGCCCACAATCTGTTTTGGGTACCAG TGCCACGTCAGCAGCATCCCCGTGTATGGCAGCATGCAGCGGCAGGACATCCGGCGCTGGGCGGCCATAGTGTCCGTGGCCATGTTTATTGCTCTGTGCGTCTACACTGGGACAG GTGTGTGCGGCTATCTGCTGTTCGGTTCGGCGGTGGACCAGGACGTCCTCCTCTCCTTCCCGTCGGATGATGTGCCAGTGGCTGTGGCGCGAGCGTTCATCATCCTGTGCGTGCTGACGTCATACCCCATCTTACACTACTGTGGGCG GGCGGTGCTGGAGGGACTGTGGCTGAGGTTCACGGCACAAGAGGCTGGCGAGGATCCAGTCAGAGAACGGCGCCGGAGAATCTTCCAGACGCTGGCCTGGTTTGTGCTGACGCTACTCCTGGCACTCTTCATCCCGGACATCGGGAGAGTGATTTCCCTGATCGGAGGTCTCGCTGCTTGCTTCATCTTCATCTTCCCAG GGCTCTGCCTCATCAACCTGAAACTGTCCGAGATCCAGGAGCAGAAGAGCCGGAG CTGGTGGGCACTGCTCAGTTACGGAGTTACCATGGTGACCCTGGGAGCCTTCatttttggacagaccacagccaAGGCCATCTTTGTGGACCTGATGGGTTGA
- the GOT2 gene encoding aspartate aminotransferase, mitochondrial, whose translation MALLKSAMLSGAPRFQPCLGALQTRASSWWSHVEMGPPDPILGVTEAFKRDSNPKKMNLGVGAYRDDSGKPYVLSSVRKAEAQMAAKHLDKEYLPIGGLAEFARASAQLALSDNSEVIQSGRYVTVQTISGTGSLRVGANFLQRFYKFSRDVYLPKPSWGNHTPIFRDAGLELKGYRYYDPKTCGFDFAGALDDLSKAPEQSIILFHACAHNPTGVDPKKEQWKELAAVVKSRRLFPFFDMAYQGFASGDTDKDAWAVRHFIQEGLNVVLSQSYAKNMGLYGERVGAFTVVCSDADEAKRVESQLKILIRPMYSNPPLNGARIAAAILTQPDLRSEWLQEVKGMANRIISMREQLVSNLKKEGSIHSWQHISDQIGMFCFTGLRPEQVERLIKEFSIYMTKDGRISMAGVTSGNVGYLAHAIHQVAK comes from the exons CTCCTGGTGGTCTCACGTTGAGATGGGCCCCCCTGACCCCATCCTTGGTGTGACAGAAGCTTTCAAGAGGGACTCCAACCCTAAGAAGATGAATCTGGGTGTTGGGGCGTATCGTGACGACAGCGGGAAGCCCTATGTCCTCAGCAGCGTGCGCAAG GCCGAGGCGCAGATGGCAGCCAAGCACCTTGATAAGGAATACCTTCCCATCGGTGGACTGGCAGAATTTGCCCGTGCGTCCGCCCAGCTGGCGCTGAGTGATAACTCTGAGGTCATCCAGAGCGGACGG TATGTCACCGTACAGACCATCTCCGGAACAGGATCCCTGCGAGTCGGTGCGAACTTCCTG CAAAGATTCTACAAGTTCAGTCGTGACGTGTATCTTCCCAAACCCTCCTGGGGGAACCACACCCCGATATTCCGTGACGCGGGGCTGGAGCTTAAAGGCTACCGGTACTATGACCCCAAGACGTGTGGGTTTGACTTTGCGGGCGCTCTGGATGATCTATCG AAAGCCCCGGAGCAGAGCATCATCCTGTTCCACGCCTGCGCCCACAACCCCACTGGTGTGGACCCCAAGAAGGAGCAGTGGAAGGAGCTGGCGGCTGTGGTCAAG AGTCGCCGCCTCTTCCCGTTTTTTGACATGGCGTACCAAGGCTTCGCCAGCGGAGACACTGACAAAGATGCTTGGGCGGTGCGCCACTTTATCCAGGAGGGGCTCAATGTTGTGTTGTCCCAGTCATACGCCAAAAACATGGGCTTGTATG GTGAACGTGTCGGGGCTTTCACCGTGGTCTGCAGTGATGCTGACGAGGCCAAGAGAGTGGAGTCCCAGCTGAAGATCCTCATTCGTCCCATGTACTCCAATCCACCGCTCAATGGAGCCAGAATAGCAGCCGCCATCTTGACCCAGCCGGACCTCCGCAGCGAGTG GTTGCAGGAGGTGAAGGGAATGGCCAACCGTATCATCAGCATGCGGGAGCAGCTGGTGTCCAACCTGAAGAAGGAGGGCTCcatccacagctggcagcacatCAGCGACCAGATCGGCATGTTCTGCTTCACCGGCCTACGGCCCGAACAG GTTGAGCGTCTCATTAAGGAATTCTCCATCTACATGACCAAAGATGGCCGCATCTCGATGGCGGGTGTCACGTCAGGGAACGTCGGTTATCTCGCACACGCTATCCACCAGGTCGCCAAGTGA